A region of Maridesulfovibrio sp. DNA encodes the following proteins:
- a CDS encoding S-ribosylhomocysteine lyase produces MNKIESFKIDHTRLKRGIYVSRRDKIGSENITTFDLRVKEPNNEPALDPAAAHTLEHIGATFLRNHAEYGDNIIYFGPMGCLTGFYLLLNGRYDSKDALGLIKELFKFAAEFEGEVPGASAVECGNYALMDLPLAKEEAAKYYAEVLDGIAEDNLNYPE; encoded by the coding sequence ATGAATAAAATTGAGAGTTTTAAAATAGATCATACTAGGCTTAAGCGTGGGATTTATGTTTCCCGCCGTGATAAAATTGGTTCCGAAAATATTACCACCTTCGACCTGCGAGTCAAAGAGCCCAACAATGAGCCTGCTCTTGACCCGGCCGCAGCGCATACTCTGGAACATATCGGGGCAACCTTCCTGCGTAATCATGCTGAGTATGGAGACAACATTATTTACTTCGGCCCCATGGGCTGTCTGACCGGATTTTATCTGTTGCTCAACGGCAGGTACGATTCAAAAGATGCGCTTGGCTTAATTAAGGAATTGTTCAAGTTTGCAGCTGAGTTTGAGGGTGAAGTTCCCGGTGCATCCGCAGTGGAATGCGGTAATTATGCCCTGATGGATTTGCCATTGGCAAAAGAAGAGGCTGCGAAATATTATGCAGAAGTGCTTGATGGGATCGCTGAAGATAATTTGAACTATCCTGAATAA
- a CDS encoding LysE family translocator, with amino-acid sequence MQENFWAFLIFVIVMTGTPGPGNIASMALGQTVGFKRSIPFLSGVIIGGMIMDFLSAMGLAKLFLAYPQVSSVLKIGGLVYILYLAWKVLNMQAESSAKPKAFKFVEGLALHPLNPKHYAMTVSAFAQFVDPGANRITEIIIFVGTFTCGAALFHSLWCFAGESFIKMLRSPIVRHTVNISMVVLMVGATAYALYK; translated from the coding sequence ATGCAAGAAAATTTCTGGGCTTTCCTTATATTTGTAATTGTCATGACCGGAACCCCCGGTCCGGGCAACATCGCATCCATGGCTCTTGGCCAGACTGTAGGCTTCAAACGCTCCATTCCATTTCTTTCCGGGGTAATTATCGGCGGAATGATTATGGATTTTCTGTCTGCAATGGGGCTGGCGAAACTATTTTTAGCCTACCCGCAGGTATCATCTGTGCTCAAAATCGGGGGATTGGTATATATCCTCTACCTTGCATGGAAAGTTTTGAATATGCAGGCAGAGTCTTCTGCAAAACCGAAAGCGTTTAAATTCGTTGAAGGGCTGGCCCTGCACCCGCTTAATCCTAAGCACTATGCCATGACTGTATCGGCTTTCGCTCAATTTGTAGATCCCGGCGCAAACAGGATCACGGAAATCATAATCTTTGTGGGCACCTTTACCTGCGGCGCTGCCCTGTTCCACTCCCTGTGGTGCTTTGCAGGCGAATCGTTTATAAAAATGCTGCGCTCACCGATAGTCCGCCATACGGTAAACATTTCCATGGTGGTACTCATGGTCGGAGCTACGGCTTACGCACTATATAAATAG
- a CDS encoding NAD(P)-dependent oxidoreductase has product MTKKIGWIGTGVMGSSMCMHLLTAGNEAFVYNRTKSKADELVAEGATWCESPAEVAKQADIIFTIVGYPVDVEQTILGENGVLANVDAGKIIVDMTTSEPALAERIAEEAAAKGVGALDAPVSGGDLGARNATLAIMVGGEQKTFDEVSPLFEIIGSNIQLMGKAGAGQHTKMCNQILIAGTMIGVVESLLYAYKAGMDLNEVIDVIGSGAAGSWSINNLGRRIADDDFNPGFFIKHFVKDMGIALDEAKRMNLSLPGLALVNQFYISAMALGYEELGTQALYKVLEKMNGK; this is encoded by the coding sequence ATGACAAAAAAAATCGGATGGATCGGAACAGGCGTAATGGGCAGTTCCATGTGCATGCACCTGCTCACGGCCGGCAATGAAGCATTTGTATACAACCGCACCAAATCCAAGGCAGATGAACTGGTAGCCGAAGGCGCGACATGGTGCGAATCCCCGGCGGAAGTTGCCAAACAAGCGGATATAATCTTTACCATTGTCGGTTATCCCGTTGATGTGGAACAGACCATTCTCGGCGAAAACGGAGTACTGGCAAATGTGGACGCAGGTAAAATAATTGTCGACATGACTACTTCCGAGCCAGCTTTGGCGGAACGCATTGCCGAAGAAGCCGCAGCCAAAGGGGTGGGCGCGCTTGATGCACCTGTTTCCGGCGGAGATCTCGGCGCACGTAACGCTACACTCGCCATCATGGTCGGCGGTGAGCAGAAAACTTTTGACGAAGTCAGCCCGCTCTTTGAAATAATAGGCAGTAATATCCAGCTCATGGGTAAAGCCGGTGCAGGTCAACACACAAAAATGTGCAACCAGATCCTCATTGCCGGCACCATGATCGGAGTAGTGGAATCCCTTCTCTATGCCTACAAAGCCGGCATGGATCTCAATGAAGTCATCGACGTAATCGGTTCGGGTGCTGCCGGGTCATGGTCCATCAACAACCTTGGACGGCGCATTGCGGATGATGATTTCAATCCCGGATTCTTTATCAAGCATTTTGTCAAAGACATGGGCATCGCCCTTGATGAGGCCAAAAGGATGAATCTATCCCTGCCCGGTCTGGCGCTGGTCAACCAGTTCTACATCTCAGCTATGGCTCTGGGGTATGAAGAACTAGGAACTCAAGCCTTGTATAAAGTCCTGGAAAAGATGAACGGGAAGTAA
- a CDS encoding type II toxin-antitoxin system HigB family toxin, protein MRKHTFNHFMELKDVFRSADLIADGIIVFNIKGNNFRLIVNVDFTRQQAYVKWFGRHKEYDKINPLEVKHEYPPC, encoded by the coding sequence ATGAGGAAGCATACCTTCAACCATTTTATGGAATTAAAGGATGTCTTTCGATCAGCAGACCTAATTGCAGATGGTATTATTGTTTTTAATATTAAAGGCAATAATTTCAGATTAATTGTCAATGTCGACTTCACACGACAGCAAGCCTACGTAAAATGGTTCGGCAGACACAAAGAATATGATAAAATTAACCCTTTGGAGGTGAAACATGAGTATCCGCCCTGTTAA
- a CDS encoding PLP-dependent aminotransferase family protein, with the protein MTKWIPELEETTRPKFKLLADAIERDVYAGKLNPGDKLPTHRDLADDLKMNVSTVTRGYAEAEKRGLVCGTVGRGTFIASDAITSPSMVSFEPYAPGMIELGMVNTFYDLDPDIQEGMKRLTRRRNLNAFLRYTDPQGLPEHREVGAEWAKRYRLNTSAGNVLVCSGAQHALTCCLSSLFRSGDRIATDALIYPGMKTLSNMLGIRLVPVPMDDQGMIPEQLDRICRRERIAGVSLMPGVQNPTSICMPFERREQIAMIACNHDLTIIEDDAYALTVESDLPPVASLAPERSVFIAGVSKSIAVGLRVAFMVAQGERFKHLAHAILNSVWMTPPLNAELLCQWITDGTADITVKLKRQAAFHRFEAVKDLLGDMGLGVNPSGFFLWLTLPEPWKGYMVESRAREAGLNIFGAEKFAVGGGVVPSNIRLSLSGPKDIAELRKGLKILKEVLG; encoded by the coding sequence ATGACAAAATGGATACCGGAATTGGAAGAAACCACACGGCCCAAGTTCAAGCTGTTGGCCGATGCTATTGAGCGTGATGTTTATGCCGGGAAACTTAATCCCGGAGACAAGCTGCCCACCCACCGTGATCTGGCTGATGATCTGAAGATGAACGTGAGCACAGTGACCAGAGGTTACGCCGAGGCTGAAAAGCGTGGGCTCGTCTGCGGTACCGTGGGGCGGGGGACCTTCATTGCTTCCGATGCGATCACCTCGCCATCAATGGTTTCTTTTGAACCTTACGCACCGGGAATGATCGAACTGGGCATGGTCAACACCTTTTATGATCTGGACCCGGACATTCAGGAAGGTATGAAACGGCTGACCCGCCGCCGCAATTTGAATGCATTTTTGCGCTATACTGACCCACAGGGACTGCCGGAGCACCGTGAGGTAGGTGCAGAATGGGCAAAGCGCTATCGTCTGAATACATCTGCGGGTAACGTTCTTGTCTGTTCCGGGGCGCAGCATGCTTTGACCTGTTGCCTGAGCAGCCTGTTCAGGTCCGGTGACCGTATTGCCACTGATGCTCTGATTTATCCGGGCATGAAAACCCTTTCCAATATGCTCGGTATCAGGTTGGTTCCTGTTCCTATGGATGATCAGGGCATGATTCCGGAACAGCTGGACAGAATTTGTCGTCGTGAAAGGATCGCTGGGGTTTCATTAATGCCCGGCGTGCAGAACCCCACTTCCATCTGCATGCCTTTTGAGCGGCGGGAACAGATCGCCATGATCGCCTGTAACCATGACCTGACCATTATTGAAGACGATGCCTATGCTCTTACAGTGGAAAGTGATCTCCCCCCTGTTGCATCGCTTGCTCCGGAACGAAGTGTATTTATTGCCGGGGTTTCTAAATCAATTGCTGTTGGTTTGCGGGTTGCTTTCATGGTTGCGCAGGGTGAGAGGTTCAAGCATTTGGCTCATGCCATTCTTAATTCCGTGTGGATGACGCCGCCCCTTAACGCAGAACTGCTTTGCCAGTGGATAACGGACGGAACAGCGGATATAACCGTAAAGCTCAAACGACAGGCCGCATTTCATCGTTTTGAAGCGGTTAAGGATCTTTTGGGTGATATGGGACTGGGAGTTAATCCAAGCGGTTTTTTCCTTTGGCTTACCCTGCCTGAACCATGGAAAGGCTATATGGTCGAATCCCGCGCGCGCGAGGCAGGTCTGAATATTTTCGGAGCTGAAAAATTCGCCGTGGGCGGTGGTGTCGTTCCGTCCAACATCAGGCTTTCTCTGAGCGGCCCGAAGGATATTGCGGAATTGAGGAAGGGGTTGAAGATATTGAAAGAGGTTTTGGGGTAG
- a CDS encoding 4Fe-4S dicluster domain-containing protein, with protein sequence MGHIIGKDIYRQLGDKVDGTTVRMPWSDSMREMLTALYSPAEAELIVRMPYRPSSLERISKLTGIDEHTLRNMLESMCHKGLVCDLWEQDRYLYMISPFVIGFFEFTMMRTKGELDSAKWAELFHNYMFGDKSFLDANFGNGEQVSVMRALPHEGTIRNVDHVEVLDYEKASALIAQQDRFAVGLCSCRHEKMHLGEQKCGIDLETCTSMGDAADFLIRNNFAREICRSEMDDIMARSRELGFTLTSDNVRENVGFLCHCCGCCCNLMNGIKYSGYPGVVVSSTFIAEIELADCNGCGKCARACPIEAISIKKENIPGSDKPRRYAEINKEICLGCGVCALKCPTGAMQMDKREQRVIHPEDSFERVILQSLERGTLQNLIFDNPNSRSEDFMRSLLGGFLKLSPVKKSLMGDKLRSRFLGVLRKATSS encoded by the coding sequence ATGGGACACATAATAGGAAAAGATATCTATCGTCAGTTGGGTGACAAAGTAGACGGTACCACCGTGCGCATGCCGTGGTCTGATTCCATGCGTGAAATGCTCACGGCACTGTATTCCCCTGCGGAAGCGGAGTTGATTGTTCGTATGCCTTACCGCCCCTCTTCTCTTGAACGTATTTCAAAGTTAACCGGTATTGACGAACACACATTGCGTAACATGCTTGAATCCATGTGCCATAAAGGGTTGGTTTGCGACCTTTGGGAGCAGGACCGCTATCTTTATATGATCAGTCCCTTTGTCATCGGTTTTTTCGAATTCACAATGATGCGCACCAAGGGCGAGCTTGATTCTGCAAAATGGGCCGAGCTGTTCCATAATTATATGTTCGGGGATAAGAGTTTCTTAGATGCCAATTTCGGAAACGGTGAACAGGTCTCAGTTATGCGCGCCCTGCCACACGAAGGGACCATCCGCAATGTGGATCATGTGGAGGTGCTTGATTATGAAAAGGCTTCCGCACTGATCGCTCAGCAGGACCGTTTTGCAGTCGGTCTTTGTTCCTGCCGCCATGAGAAAATGCATCTCGGGGAACAGAAATGCGGCATCGACCTCGAAACCTGTACTTCCATGGGTGATGCCGCCGATTTCCTTATCCGCAACAATTTTGCGCGTGAGATATGCCGTTCGGAAATGGATGATATCATGGCCCGTTCTCGGGAACTGGGCTTTACTCTGACCAGCGATAATGTCCGTGAGAATGTCGGGTTCCTGTGTCATTGCTGTGGCTGCTGCTGCAACCTGATGAACGGCATCAAATATTCCGGCTATCCGGGAGTCGTTGTTTCCTCCACCTTCATTGCTGAAATTGAGCTTGCGGACTGCAACGGCTGCGGAAAATGCGCCCGGGCCTGTCCCATTGAAGCCATCTCTATCAAAAAAGAAAATATTCCCGGATCGGATAAGCCGCGCCGTTATGCTGAGATCAACAAGGAAATTTGTCTCGGCTGCGGGGTTTGTGCCCTTAAATGCCCTACAGGGGCTATGCAGATGGATAAACGCGAACAACGGGTTATTCATCCTGAAGACAGTTTTGAGCGGGTTATTTTACAATCCCTTGAGCGCGGAACCCTACAGAATTTGATTTTCGACAACCCCAACAGCCGTAGTGAAGATTTCATGCGTTCCCTGCTGGGGGGATTCCTGAAACTTTCCCCGGTAAAGAAAAGTTTGATGGGTGACAAGTTGCGGTCTCGTTTTCTTGGAGTTTTGCGTAAGGCTACTTCCTCATAA
- a CDS encoding DNA-binding protein — MAEITSLTQSSIDRQNILNNPFAIEKLQETIGLVGFQWKGCPVFLKQQVADFLEVDVRTIERYLSTHGEELEKNGYTLLKGKSLKDFKHLSKLADINVGQSAQSLGIFNFKSVLNLAMLLTESEKAKIIRSRILSIVIDTIAHKSGGRTKYINQRDEDYLPAAFQEENYRKQFTDAVDKYIHAPKWKYGKYTNLVYESIFKENAKEYKKILNLAAKEKVRDTLYAEVLDLIASFEAGLAAELETKAGELGRPLTAQEANTTFIRFAEQPLFKPLIIKARTKMASRDLCFRDALHSKLEAYIQSVPESDFERFLGEKSKDLKERINENIAVFKRLKDK; from the coding sequence ATGGCTGAAATAACATCACTCACCCAATCCAGCATAGACAGACAGAACATCCTTAATAATCCGTTCGCCATTGAAAAATTACAGGAAACTATAGGACTAGTCGGCTTTCAATGGAAAGGATGCCCTGTATTTCTTAAACAGCAGGTGGCTGATTTTCTGGAAGTGGATGTTCGCACTATCGAAAGGTATCTTTCTACCCATGGAGAAGAACTCGAAAAGAATGGATATACACTCTTAAAAGGCAAAAGTTTAAAAGATTTCAAACACTTATCAAAGCTGGCCGACATAAATGTCGGTCAGTCAGCTCAATCACTTGGAATATTTAACTTTAAATCAGTGCTCAACCTGGCAATGCTGCTGACCGAAAGCGAAAAAGCAAAAATAATCAGAAGCAGAATATTAAGCATTGTCATTGACACAATAGCTCACAAATCAGGTGGACGAACGAAATATATCAACCAAAGAGATGAAGACTATCTTCCCGCAGCATTTCAGGAAGAAAACTACCGAAAGCAATTTACCGACGCAGTGGACAAATACATCCATGCTCCGAAATGGAAATACGGGAAGTATACGAATTTGGTTTACGAAAGCATTTTTAAAGAAAACGCTAAAGAATACAAAAAGATATTAAACTTGGCCGCCAAAGAAAAAGTTCGGGACACCTTGTATGCAGAAGTACTTGATCTTATAGCAAGCTTTGAGGCGGGACTTGCTGCGGAACTTGAAACAAAGGCAGGCGAACTTGGCCGCCCCCTCACAGCACAAGAGGCCAACACCACATTCATCCGTTTTGCAGAACAACCTCTATTCAAACCATTAATTATTAAAGCAAGAACAAAGATGGCCAGCAGAGATCTCTGCTTTAGAGACGCTTTACACTCTAAGCTCGAAGCTTACATTCAAAGCGTTCCTGAAAGTGACTTCGAACGTTTCCTTGGCGAAAAAAGCAAAGACCTCAAAGAACGTATTAACGAAAATATTGCTGTATTCAAAAGGCTCAAGGACAAATAG
- a CDS encoding ImmA/IrrE family metallo-endopeptidase: MSIRPVNTEGDYEFALERIETLWGAAPGTPEGNELDVLLTLVTVYEERNHPVPPPSPIEAIKFVMDERGLKQADLIPYIGSKSKVSEVLNGKRNLTLSMIRALHIGLSIPAEILIQEDGTFPEDGQDINWNQFPVNEIVSREWILGFDPKTQQEEIIRELATQAGKESLFTTQSCFRQGSRRNAKDDPFAIQAWVLKVLAESKQKKLNGKYNQKELDISFLRKIAHLSVTSKGPIVVQEYLLSKGIKLVTVPHLKKTYVDAVVLFDNQDTPVIGMSIRYDRTDNFWFTLMHELSHLCLNHLLTQDDCIIDDLDVNSALNEKEIEADTLAQEALIPNELWIKSKAKQTSKIEDVIKLSREADINPAIVAGRIRYEKNNYRLLAKHVGHKNVRKLFYS, encoded by the coding sequence ATGAGTATCCGCCCTGTTAATACAGAAGGCGATTATGAATTCGCCCTCGAGCGTATAGAGACTCTTTGGGGAGCTGCGCCCGGCACCCCCGAAGGAAATGAACTAGATGTCCTACTGACTCTAGTCACTGTTTATGAAGAAAGAAACCATCCAGTACCGCCTCCTTCACCCATTGAAGCTATTAAATTTGTAATGGATGAACGAGGCCTCAAACAGGCAGACTTAATCCCATATATTGGGAGCAAATCAAAAGTCTCCGAAGTATTAAACGGAAAACGCAACTTAACACTTTCTATGATTAGAGCTCTGCACATTGGTTTATCAATTCCTGCAGAGATATTGATTCAAGAAGACGGAACATTCCCTGAAGATGGTCAAGATATAAACTGGAATCAATTTCCAGTGAACGAAATTGTATCCCGGGAATGGATCCTTGGCTTTGATCCCAAAACCCAGCAAGAAGAAATTATACGCGAGCTTGCAACTCAGGCAGGCAAAGAAAGCCTGTTCACTACGCAAAGTTGCTTTCGTCAAGGATCTCGTAGAAATGCTAAAGACGATCCATTTGCAATTCAGGCATGGGTTTTAAAAGTTTTAGCTGAATCAAAGCAAAAAAAACTCAACGGAAAGTATAACCAAAAAGAACTAGACATCTCTTTTTTGAGAAAAATTGCACATTTAAGCGTAACATCAAAGGGACCAATAGTTGTACAAGAATATTTGCTAAGCAAAGGAATCAAACTCGTCACTGTACCACATCTAAAAAAAACGTATGTTGATGCTGTCGTTTTATTCGATAACCAAGATACCCCTGTAATTGGGATGAGCATAAGATACGATAGAACAGATAACTTCTGGTTTACACTTATGCATGAATTATCTCATTTATGCCTTAATCACTTGTTAACTCAAGATGATTGCATAATTGATGATTTAGATGTCAATTCTGCTCTTAACGAAAAAGAAATAGAAGCAGACACACTTGCTCAAGAAGCACTAATACCGAATGAGCTTTGGATTAAATCTAAAGCAAAGCAAACATCAAAAATAGAAGATGTCATAAAATTATCAAGAGAAGCAGATATTAACCCTGCAATTGTCGCTGGACGCATAAGATATGAGAAAAACAACTATCGACTTCTTGCCAAACATGTAGGCCATAAAAACGTAAGAAAACTATTCTATTCTTAA
- a CDS encoding type II toxin-antitoxin system death-on-curing family toxin produces MKVLYLDITHAIEIHDYIISESGGTHGVLNSGILESVLEHIKNDLYYPEFLDKITHLCFSINKNHAFNDGNKRTSIALSAFFISLNGYDHCISLFIQEMENFVVWIAENKISKELLREIIEDIIMGEFREETQIAVINAISDQS; encoded by the coding sequence ATGAAAGTTCTATACCTTGACATAACGCATGCTATTGAAATCCATGATTATATAATTTCCGAATCCGGCGGGACTCATGGAGTACTCAATTCTGGAATCTTGGAAAGCGTACTTGAACACATCAAAAACGACTTATATTATCCTGAATTCTTAGATAAAATTACCCATCTTTGCTTCTCTATCAACAAAAACCATGCCTTCAATGATGGAAACAAAAGAACATCTATCGCTTTAAGCGCGTTCTTTATATCATTAAACGGCTATGACCATTGTATTTCCTTGTTTATTCAGGAAATGGAAAACTTTGTGGTATGGATTGCTGAAAATAAAATCAGCAAAGAATTACTACGAGAAATAATTGAAGATATAATTATGGGCGAATTCAGGGAAGAAACCCAGATAGCTGTCATAAACGCCATATCGGACCAGAGTTAA